A window from Zingiber officinale cultivar Zhangliang chromosome 7A, Zo_v1.1, whole genome shotgun sequence encodes these proteins:
- the LOC122002778 gene encoding pentatricopeptide repeat-containing protein At1g06143-like, which yields MSGNGSAILFSSLLRCCRSLEVLKSVHATMIKSNAHQDSFFVNQFVSQCSRIRQVGYALQVSAQMAEPNVFVYNAVFGGLVQEFASRECVELYVGMLRSNVLPDGYTFSYLVKACAQLSAVELGAAVHAQIEKLGFGRQILVRTVLTDFYSSIGWIGEARKLFDEMSDRDVVSWTAMIHSHSCVGDMISARRLFDEMPERSVVSWNTMIAGYGRSGDVETANSLFNEMPEKNLVSWTTMISCYSQNKRYKEAIECFERMKAAGVSPDQVTMTTAISACAHLGALNVGRELHLYSMSNKLNFSVHLGSALVDMYAKCGCLEKALITFYKLEEKNTFCWNCIIEGLAIHGYGSDAITMFRKMNEEGKARPNFVTFVSVLSACNHSGMIEEGRRLFSSMIKDYSICPAMEHYGCMVDLLSRGGHLEEALNLMSTMPMKPNAVMWLALLSGCRIHRNMELTEISAEKLLSLEPNNSSHYMLLINIYTEGKAWEKVERVREMMKEKEVQKRTPGCSWIDINGVVREFAAGHMFQLSSEMYFLLLRLDRQLKLVGFSPE from the coding sequence ATGTCGGGGAATGGCAGTGCCATCCTCTTCTCCTCCCTATTGCGTTGTTGCCGCTCGCTCGAAGTCCTCAAATCCGTGCACGCCACCATGATCAAGAGCAACGCCCATCAAGATTCTTTCTTCGTCAACCAATTCGTCAGCCAGTGTTCTCGTATCCGCCAGGTGGGTTACGCCCTCCAAGTCTCCGCCCAAATGGCTGAGCCAAACGTATTCGTCTACAACGCTGTTTTCGGCGGCCTCGTTCAGGAGTTTGCGTCCCGCGAATGCGTGGAGTTGTACGTTGGCATGTTGAGATCCAATGTGTTGCCTGATGGGTATACTTTCTCCTACTTGGTCAAGGCGTGTGCTCAATTGTCGGCTGTGGAGCTTGGAGCAGCAGTTCATGCGCAGATCGAGAAGTTGGGATTCGGAAGGCAGATCTTAGTCCGAACTGTGCTGACGGATTTCTACTCCAGCATTGGCTGGATTGGGGAAGCAAGAaaattgtttgatgaaatgtCTGACAGAGATGTTGTTTCATGGACGGCAATGATTCATAGCCATTCTTGCGTTGGGGATATGATCTCAGCTAGGAGGCTCTTTGACGAAATGCCTGAGAGATCCGTTGTATCGTGGAATACCATGATTGCGGGATATGGAAGGTCTGGGGATGTGGAAACTGCCAATTCGCTATTCAATGAAATGCCTGAGAAGAACTTGGTCTCTTGGACCACAATGATCTCTTGTTATTCCCAGAACAAGCGGTACAAAGAGGCGATCGAGTGCTTTGAAAGAATGAAGGCTGCAGGTGTCAGCCCTGATCAAGTGACTATGACCACCGCTATATCCGCCTGTGCTCATCTTGGGGCTCTTAATGTGGGAAGAGAATTGCATCTGTATTCTATGTCCAACAAGTTGAATTTCAGTGTTCATTTGGGCTCTGCATTAGTTGATATGTATGCAAAGTGCGGGTGTTTAGAGAAAGCACTGATTACTTTTTACAAGTTGGAAGAGAAGAACACGTTTTGTTGGAATTGCATCATTGAAGGGCTCGCAATTCATGGCTATGGCAGTGATGCAATAACTATGTTCCGCAAGATGAATGAGGAAGGCAAAGCAAGGCCAAATTTTGTCACTTTTGTCAGTGTCCTAAGTGCATGTAATCATTCAGGGATGATTGAAGAGGGACGAAGGTTGTTCTCGAGCATGATAAAGGACTACTCAATATGTCCAGCGATGGAACACTATGGCTGCATGGTGGATCTTCTTAGTCGCGGTGGCCATTTGGAAGAAGCATTGAATTTGATGTCGACTATGCCAATGAAGCCCAATGCAGTAATGTGGCTGGCTTTATTATCTGGGTGTAGAATCCACCGGAACATGGAGCTCACTGAGATTTCTGCCGAGAAACTACTTAGCCTAGAACCAAATAACAGCTCACACTATATGCTTCTGATCAACATTTACACTGAAGGCAAAGCGTGGGAGAAAGTTGAGAGGGTGAGGGAAATGATGAAGGAGAAGGAAGTGCAGAAGAGGACTCCTGGATGTAGCTGGATTGATATCAATGGGGTAGTTCGAGAATTTGCTGCTGGCCATATGTTCCAGCTCTCATCAGAGATGTACTTTTTGCTGCTTCGCTTGGATAGGCAACTGAAACTTGTTGGATTTTCACCAGAATAG